The stretch of DNA ATTACCATTATATGCTTATCTTTATCCCACAAAAATGCATGATGGTTATAAAGGGCAGAAGACCAATATTCTAGAAGTTTGTATTTATCCAACTCTTTTGGATTATTGTAATCGCTCACATCATATAGCGAGATTTTTAATTTATTATCCTCGTCTTTTCCTATGCCTATAAATTTATTATTTCCTATTGGATGCAAATATGTAGAATACCCAGGAATTTTTAATTCTCCAAGTAATTTTGGATTTTCTGGGTCTTTTAAGTCTATTACAAGTAAAGGGTCAGTTTCTTTATATGTAACGATATATACCTTATCTCCATAAACCTAACTGCATATATTCGCTCCCCTTTTTCAATATTGGTAAGTTTTCCCTTTATATTTAGTTCATTATCAAGAATATAGATATTGTTAGTAGTTCTATCTCTAAATTTCCAATAGTTTCCTATTGTTGTAGCCACCCTTAAATTGCCGTTGTATTCGTCCATTGCAAATTGATTTATCAATCTTCCAGGAACGCTTCCACTTTTAACTTCAAAGGTATTTATGTTTATTTTCATTATTCCTGTTTTTTCAATTCTTCCCAGTGTTCTTCGAGATATAACTCATAATCATTATTTATTCTATTCACTAAATTTAGTCTATCTTCATTTGAAAGGGTTTTTAAATAACGCTCCAATATTATTCTAATCTCAACAGATTTTGCTTCATCACCAAATATTTTTGAATCTAAAACCTCGTTGATTAAATTGGAAGTATTTTCTGGAAAATACTTATTTGAGTTTTCCTTTAAGAAGTTAATAAAAAATTTATTTTCATTAGGTCTTAGGTGATATGTGAAATAAATATTTTTTGACATATGTGTGGTGGTTTCATAAGTGCCTGCTGTAGCTATGGTATGTGCAATATTGCCGCTATTTATATCGATTGATGATATTATATAGGTTCTATCGAAATTGTTCAATAATGTATCTGGTATTATTGGAATGTAATAGTTATTGTAATTTATTTTTACATCATTCCAAATAATTGGATAATTTACAGTCAAATTTTGTATAATTAAATATAATTTTCCATTATAAACCCTAGACTCCACATAAAAACCATTTAAATCCTTTTCCCATTTTAATATTGGATTTTTTGGATTAGATACATTGTAATTCAGTATTTTATTATACTTATTGTCGATTATTATTAAATTGTTGTTGTATAAATATAACTGACAGTGTGATTACGGTATTCCTCTCTTTATTAGTTCTTTACTACACGATTTAACCACTTCATAAAATGATAAACCATATTTATGGCTTAAATATTCTATGCAATTTGAAACTATTGCTAAAAATCTAATAAACCCTATATTACTATTTTTA from Methanothermococcus okinawensis IH1 encodes:
- a CDS encoding beta-propeller domain-containing protein; amino-acid sequence: MIIDNKYNKILNYNVSNPKNPILKWEKDLNGFYVESRVYNGKLYLIIQNLTVNYPIIWNDVKINYNNYYIPIIPDTLLNNFDRTYIISSIDINSGNIAHTIATAGTYETTTHMSKNIYFTYHLRPNENKFFINFLKENSNKYFPENTSNLINEVLDSKIFGDEAKSVEIRIILERYLKTLSNEDRLNLVNRINNDYELYLEEHWEELKKQE